ACTCCGATCAGATCATAAAGGGAGCCAGGCTCGTCCGGTATGATCGATATGATTGAGTGCCTGCTCCCATCAGTATTTCTTTCCCTAGATATCACGATGAATCTAGTTATGTTTGGTGTCTCTGGATCGATCTTGACCATGTGCTTCAGTTCGTATTCTGTGGCGGCCCTTTTTGAGCATAGTGCGGCACCCTTATCATCCCTGCTGGCGAGATCTGCAGCTTCTGACGTGCTAACAGTACTAATTACCTCGATGTTATCCATCTTCTCCAGGAATTCCCTTGCTTCTGCAATTGCGTGCGGATGGGAATACACTCTTTCGATGTTCTTTATCTCTGCCTTTGATGCAAGAAATATCTCTATGGGAAAATCTATGGATCTTGTGATGTAGACGTCGTCATGTATGAAAAGCCCGTCCAGCGTTTCGTTCACCGGCCCCTCTATGCTGTTTTCTATAGGGACAACACCACGCTGATCAGTCTCCACCACTTTCTGAAAGATGGCGCTTATTGATCTCTCTGGTTTTACCTCTTGCCCCAGAGCCTCAGCAACCTCATGCGAAAAGCTACCGCGCGGACCGAGATAGAATATCATTTTATCAGGCATTTCCATGCGAGGGGCGGGATTTGAACCCGCGAACCCCTTCGGGACAGGATCTTAAGTCCTGCACTGTTGGCCTGGCTTAGTTACCCTCGCGTTTCTGCGATACATATATCACATAATAATCTTTCCGGGATCGACCTCATGCTGACATTATAGCAATTGCTACCATCTCAATAACTCAGGAACATTAATATCTCATAACCATATGAGGTCATATGGCATTTCCCGGTGGCAATTTTCCAACAGATGGTGAGCTTGTTGAATTTGAAACGGAAGAGGAACCGAAATGGATCACAGTAAAATTGAAAGATGGATCCGTCCTGCAGATAAAGATGGAGATAGTTTCAATTCTCAGGAATGGAAATGATCCCAACACAGGAATACCAAATTATATGATCCAGGCTACCAATATAATACGGCTTGTAAAGGTACCGAAGGAACTCATAGTGAAACCGAAGAAAGGAAATGAGCAGGGCGGCCAGCTCTATAGATGATCTAACTCTCATATGCTGGGATCCTTGTATTACATCTTTAAATAGAAGTTGGTGGTTTGTGGGAAGCAGTAATTCTCCTTCTTCGTACAAGAGATACACGGACTTCTTCCAATGAAAATATTTATAGATTGTCTTCCCACATTCATTTGCATCATCCACGATGGCTAAGTGGGCGATGCTTGAGTGGGATCGATGCGATCCGAAGCTTCAGCTGAGGAGTAGCTCACAGACCTGGGTTTACGGCCCAGAGATCAGTAATTTTCGCATAAATATGTTGGTAAATCACTGTTCCATCCTGGGGGCGAGCAGGAAAAGCCCCTTTATCTTTGCATCAGGATTCTGATCAAGACTGAATTCTACAGACAGCGGATAATCATCTCTGAAGCTCAACTTCAGGGAATCGGTGGAGGATATTGCCTTTATGAACTTGAGCAGATATTCCAGAGGATATGAGCTCTTTATCGTGGTATTGCATGACATATCAGTTATCATATCCTTGGGCAGTATCATCTCTGATTCTTCCGACTCGGAATGTGAATATGCCTTGAAACCGTCCGGAGATAGCGTGAATCTGATAGAGTCTGATATATCCTCAGCGGCCCTAAGCCCCCTCTCAAAATCTGACTTTTTGACAACAGCATAGTACTCGGATGTTATGTTAGGTATCTTCGGAGTAACTATGGTGGATGGATCGAGCAGCGATATGCTCTTATTTATGGTTCCCAGCTCAAATTTAAGCTTCTCACCATCCTTGGTTATGCCCACATTCTCGGAGGAGCTCGCCAGCCTTATAACCGATTTCAGTCTGTCTATATCAAGAGCGATCTCCTCCTGCCCATCGATATGAAATTCCACAAATGCCTCCTTTGGAACTTCAAGTCTTATCATTGCCACGTGGGCTGGATCGACAGCGGTAACGCTCATACCGCTATCATCAACCTTGAACTTCGCCTCAGATACTATCGTACTCAGTAAATCCGTTATTTCCTTAAGATTCTTCACGGAAAGATTCAATCTAATCATATCACAACACCATTCATACAGCTTCTTCGATTAGTCCATCACCTTGCTGATGGAAGTGAACCATGTCCATCGAACATGTAACACGTCCTCAATGCAGTTTTCTCAACGATCGATCAACCGCAAAAAACAGATAATGCTGAAAAATATAAATTTTTGTTTCCATAGGGCTGCATGTATATTCTACAGTCTGAACCAGACCGTCATGCGCCATCACCTTTCCTCCCTGGATCGGTGCGTATAATAGCATATATCATGACCACTATGACTATGGATATGGCCAGAAACTGAAGCGAAAAACGAGACATGGCCGTTATGAAATAGAATGATGCGCCACCGAGTATGGAACCATAGAGTACGGAATAAGCGAACGACCTCGATCTGTCCATCGATCTGTTTCCGTTTCTGTACGCCGCGACAATTATGGATACCATGGATATCACAAAACCTCCGATAAGATAGGAGTTTATAGGTATGGTGAAGGTAGCAAGGGGCAGACTGAATTCATAACCGTAAACAACGAGCGTGTACATTGCTTCGTATTCCATGAGCTCAACGTACATATACGACGTGAAGAACGGATAGCCCGTTTCCCTGAAAACTATGAAGGCCGCCATCAGATCCAGAAATGTAAGGGATGAAAATGCCATCAGCGTTATCACTGAATAAAGCTTCCCAGCAAAGATGCCCTCAAGTAGCGTCACAATACCTATGACGAGCGTGATGGAAACCATGAAGGGTTCATTGACCGGCGTACCAATTACAAGGTATCTCTTCGATATTGCACCTGATATGGATGCAGCCCATATCAGTATAGATGCCGCAGCTATCAAAATGGCAGCAGGATATACAAAACCGCGAATACTCTTACCAAGAAACCGCCTTAAGATGGGTAAAAATGCAAACAGAAAGATGATAAAAGGATTCGCATAGGAAAATGTGCGTGGGAGTATATAGATAGCCATGATTATGGCAGGCATCATCACGCCAAAATTTACAAGATTTCCTATTGTCGTTTCCCTTGATGCTGTATCCATTCACTCACCCATATTTGTCATCTTTGCATAGAGGTATGAGGAAACGAGCTTGCGATATGCATCCCTTGTTCCAACAACCTCTGTTCTGAACCCAAAGCGTCTCATTATCTCTCTCTTCTTCTGCATTATACTGTTCTGCTTGTGAAAGAGAGTTGTTCTCAGTGTCCTGTTTTCATCACCTGTGATGACGAATTCATATGGATTAACTATGAAGAACATGGCCTTGTATGAACCGATCAAATCCCTAACTGAAGCAGGATCTTCGTCATACTCGAATGAGCTTATTATGAACATCATCGTTGTTTTCTTGATCTTTCTTCTGAGAAAATCAATAGATGTCGCAAGAGAAAATGATCCTGATGGTCTGAGATCTGATATTACTTTCTGCAGGTTTTCTATGGGTGCGGCGGTTCTCTCTGGCGGAATGTACACATTTACCTCCGAGGACCATATGAGATAACCCACACCATCCTGATTCTTCCTTATCTTATATGATGTCTTTATAACATCAGCCATGATGGAGTCGAACATCCTCTTTCCATCATGACCTTGGTTCATGCCGTTCCCATAGTCAATCAGAAAGAGAACATCCATTATGCGTTCTTCCTCCATCTGCTTAACATAGATGTCATCGCCCCTAATTTTACCCAGCATGGACCAGGCAACGTACCTGATCTCATCTCCCGGCACGTATTCTCTCAGCGTGAGAAAATCGTAACCCTGTCCTGCCTTCTTGTTATAGTGTATGCCGGTATAGTAGAGCATATTGCTTATGCGTTCGCTTCTGGCAGCCATTATTTCACTGAGCGCGGGAGCCACCTTCAGATCCACCATTCTAGAAACCTCAGCCCTTTCAACAGCCAGACGCATCCCGTCCTCCGTGTAAACAGAGACCGGGCCCAGCCTGTAACGTCCTATCGTGTTTGGCGTAACTATGAACTTCTTGACTACCCTTTCGAACGGCTTCAGGGAAAGGAAACCCTCAAAATCTCCTGCCATCTTGAACGTATCAGACGAATAGACATAGTAATGAAACGAGGTGGGCGAATTGTTCTTATTGAGAAAGGCTATGGTGAATTCCTTTGGTGAGAATTTTCTTGCCTTCTCGTTCTCCGCAGATATATCCACCTCTATGTTTCTCACAAGCCTTGCAGTGGTGAGATTGAAGATGAGTATATCTGAGGCGAAGACGAAGAAGAGTATGATTGAAAAGATTATGTAATACTTATACCCAAGGAGTATGGATTCGAAGATGTTGTACACGGACGCACTAAGAATGAGATAACCAGACTTTCTTATCATTTCGGAACCGATACCTCTGAGATCACGCGATCAATTATTCGCTTGACTATCAGCTTTGGATCATCTGTCTCATCCATTATCGCTTCAGGTTTCAGTATAAGCCTATGATTGAGGATCTCAAAGGCCATGAAAGTTATGTCCTCAGGTATCACATAACTTCTGCCGCTTATCAGCGCATTGGCCCTCGCTGCTTTCATGTACTTTGCAGTGGTTCTAGGGCTGGCGCCAAGGTATACAAGTTCATTCTCGCGCGTGCGCCTCATCAGATCCACCAGATACTGTTTTATCTCATCCGATATGTAAACGTTGTCCACCTGGGATCTGAATTCCAATATCTCGTCCGGCATAAGCACAAGCGAAGGATCTTCGTATTTCCCTATGGAATTCAGTATATTCAGTTCCTCTTCTCTGCTTGGATATTCAAGATAATATCTGAACAGAAAGCGATCCATAAGAGCCTCGGCAAGTGGAAATGTTCCTTCCTGCTCTATAGGGTTCTGAGTAGCTATCACGAAAAATGGCTTCGGTAGAGGGTGCGTCTCTCCACCTATTGTAACCTGTGTCTCCTCCATCGCCTCCAACAGAGCAGACTGCACCTTTGGTGGCGTCCTGTTGATCTCATCAGCCAACACCACATTGGCGAATATTGGGCCTTCCTTGAATTCCATTTTTCTTGATTCTATGTTAAACATTATTGTGCCCGTCACGTCTGATGGAAGCATATCCGGTGTGAACTGGATCCTCCTGAACTTCATCTTGGTGTGCCTTGCAAATTCGTTGGCGAGCATGGTCTTTGCTAGACCAGGCACCCCTTCCATGAGCATATGATTGCCTGTCAGTAAGGCTATGAACATGAAACGCACTATTCGTCTGGATCCTATCACGCGTTTCCCTATACTTTCCTCGATACTTATGACCGTATTTCTCAGATTTTCAAGATCTTCCGCCGCTTCCATAATCCTCACCAAGTATTAGCTTATCAAATTTCATTCTGGCAAGCTGATCATATATCCTCGATATCTCAGAAAATATACGCTCCCTCTCCTCTCTTGCCCTCTTTCTCCTTCTTCTGCTGGGGGAGTTTAGCATTTCAGTGTATTTTCTGTACTGTTTTATGTAATATCTGTACTGTTCGATCATATCCTTGACCGATTCAAAATCCTTAGAGACCTTGTTCATGTAATAATCAATGTCATTATCTCTGACATGTGGATATTCCTGATTTATATAATTATCTGGAACGTCGAACTGCTCCTTTTTCTGACTGTCTGTTGGATAATCATCCGGAACTCCACGTTTTGAATAATGTTTCACGACAAACACCATTATGAAAAGCATCACGGCAGGGATAAGAAAACGGAATATGACCAGCGGATAGGCTATTATGTTAGAAAACATGGTACTAAGTATTGACATTCGTGTCCTCACCTCTAAAATACAGCTTGGTTATATCCATATAGTTATATATCCCGGTCAGGCGATCGATGATATCCCCACTATCCTCTATCGCAGAATCAGAATATTTGGCCCGTTCGTAATAGAGAAGATAGAACTCGGTAAGCTTGACAAAACATGCGAGCTTAGGATCGGTTGATGTTAGATCGATGCTAGAAATGCGATCCACTATGAATTTACCGTCAACAATGGCTTCCTCAGGAAGATCTATTCCGAGACCTTTCAGCGTTTCGACTATGAAGGATCTTTCGCCATTCTGCCCGAGCGCCTGAATACCAAAATATCTGATATAGTCGTTTTTTACCTCAGAATATGCCAATATTATCGCATCCTTTACATTTCCTTCTGTTATGTTCTTCCTGGCGGATACTATGGTCGGAACATCCCCCACAGTTTTTACCTTTATGACGGTTTTCACCTCTTCCTTGACCCTTTTACGCCCAAAGTTAAAAAGGGATTTCTTCTGCTTCTTCTGAGGTTCAGAATTGAAATCTATCTTTGCCTGCTTATCATCATCTGCCAATCAGATCACCTCTATGCTGGTTTGATATTCCTGTATTGTACCATTTATATATTGCCTGTAATACTTGGTGAAATCAGCCGCAGGATAACGTATTATAACGACTATCTCAGATGAGAGATTTATGTAAATATTTCCGATAGTAACATTATCCGAATTTATTGGCTCTGTTACGTTAGGCATGCCGCTCGTTTCAATGTCCATGGTGGTATTGTTTATTGATACATTGAAACCTATAAATGTTATATTGTGTATGTATCCGGTTACGAAAGCATTCTGGCTTCCAGTTATGTTAAATTGATTAATGATAGTAAAATTATCTATCAACCCATATACAGACTGGGATTTGAAACTTTTAACTTCATTCGTAACATTGAATACAACTATTCTCGTTGTAAACGTTGAATTCAGATTCACAGCCGTGGAATTGACAGGATTCACATTTGAAACTTTAAGGAAGGCTTTGAATTCATATGTACCGGCGGTCAACAGGTAGGCAACTTCAGTCTTGACCGTTCTGCCAGTATAGTTCACAGAGGGCGAGACGCCTGATCCTGAGATAATCGAGAAATACCATGAGGTTACTGACTCGTTTTCCACAACGATCAAGTACGGTTTCAGATTGGATGAAATGCTAATATTCGAAGAAAGCTGAGTATAGTTGTGGAACGGCAGGAACGATGCATTGCTGTAGGTGAAACTGTAATTGGATCTTGGCAGAGTATAATTCACATACAGTCTGCTGCCATTATCTGCAAGAGATGGTTTTATTTCGAAGCTGCCCCCGTTCATAATTATACTTGCTTCGGGTATTCTCTGACCGGTCAGATTGAAGAACCTCGAGTAGTTGTATAGATCAAATGAAAGCCTGTATAGCGTTCTGTTTATCAGATTTACGTTTTCATGCGTATCTGCAGTGAGGTTTACGCTAAGGTTCCCTTTGTAATCAAGGAAATAAAACCTCATGTGATAATAACCCGAATAATACAGAGTCAGATTATCTGTACCAGCTGCGCTCGTATTCCCAAGGTATCTGTATTCCTTCGTGTCAAATATCATGAACATCTCAAATTCTGAATTATCTACTGTTCTACCATTTTCAACGAATGTTAGGTTCAGGTATAGCATCTTTACACCGCTTATGGACGATGCATTCAGGCTTGGGCTGTATGATATAGGTACGGAAAGAGATGTGGATTGCGATATTCCCACTCCAAGAGATGCTGCAGGAGTCAGATTTTTGTTGATGACCGTATTGCTTGATATACTTTCGTTAAATTCTTCTGTGATATATCCAGGCGAACTGATACTAAATGTGTAATTCCCCTGCATGAGTGAAATATTACCGGATCCATCGAAGGAAAGGTTAGCTACAGGAACACCGCCTGAGTATACTGTAATGTTATAGGGAATTGGACCTGTGTAATTCCCAATGTTGAACCTAACGTTATCGGAGGATCCGGGAAGGGGAACAAAGACAAGATTATGAACCGTGATGGCTTTCAATATCGCCACTGAAAAATTATCAGGGTAGAATCCCGGTGCGTATGCGGTGAAATTGTAATACCCTTCCGACAGGAGCGTTATATTATAATAGCCGAGACTGTTCGTTCTGTTTATGATGTAAAAACCTGTTCCCTGAACTGATATTGTGAAATTTATGTAATGATTCGTTATGGGAATGATAAGACCGCTGTCGTTGTAATATGCTAGGCCTCTTAATACGTAAATTCC
This Thermoplasma sp. Kam2015 DNA region includes the following protein-coding sequences:
- a CDS encoding prephenate dehydratase domain-containing protein, with the translated sequence MPDKMIFYLGPRGSFSHEVAEALGQEVKPERSISAIFQKVVETDQRGVVPIENSIEGPVNETLDGLFIHDDVYITRSIDFPIEIFLASKAEIKNIERVYSHPHAIAEAREFLEKMDNIEVISTVSTSEAADLASRDDKGAALCSKRAATEYELKHMVKIDPETPNITRFIVISRERNTDGSRHSIISIIPDEPGSLYDLIGVFSDRRINMNMIYSRPLRNNIWKYYFYIEFSGKFDVSLMESLKDRSIKLFYKGSFDPVQYKSQ
- a CDS encoding DNA polymerase sliding clamp, whose protein sequence is MIRLNLSVKNLKEITDLLSTIVSEAKFKVDDSGMSVTAVDPAHVAMIRLEVPKEAFVEFHIDGQEEIALDIDRLKSVIRLASSSENVGITKDGEKLKFELGTINKSISLLDPSTIVTPKIPNITSEYYAVVKKSDFERGLRAAEDISDSIRFTLSPDGFKAYSHSESEESEMILPKDMITDMSCNTTIKSSYPLEYLLKFIKAISSTDSLKLSFRDDYPLSVEFSLDQNPDAKIKGLFLLAPRMEQ
- a CDS encoding DUF58 domain-containing protein yields the protein MIRKSGYLILSASVYNIFESILLGYKYYIIFSIILFFVFASDILIFNLTTARLVRNIEVDISAENEKARKFSPKEFTIAFLNKNNSPTSFHYYVYSSDTFKMAGDFEGFLSLKPFERVVKKFIVTPNTIGRYRLGPVSVYTEDGMRLAVERAEVSRMVDLKVAPALSEIMAARSERISNMLYYTGIHYNKKAGQGYDFLTLREYVPGDEIRYVAWSMLGKIRGDDIYVKQMEEERIMDVLFLIDYGNGMNQGHDGKRMFDSIMADVIKTSYKIRKNQDGVGYLIWSSEVNVYIPPERTAAPIENLQKVISDLRPSGSFSLATSIDFLRRKIKKTTMMFIISSFEYDEDPASVRDLIGSYKAMFFIVNPYEFVITGDENRTLRTTLFHKQNSIMQKKREIMRRFGFRTEVVGTRDAYRKLVSSYLYAKMTNMGE
- a CDS encoding MoxR family ATPase, translated to MEAAEDLENLRNTVISIEESIGKRVIGSRRIVRFMFIALLTGNHMLMEGVPGLAKTMLANEFARHTKMKFRRIQFTPDMLPSDVTGTIMFNIESRKMEFKEGPIFANVVLADEINRTPPKVQSALLEAMEETQVTIGGETHPLPKPFFVIATQNPIEQEGTFPLAEALMDRFLFRYYLEYPSREEELNILNSIGKYEDPSLVLMPDEILEFRSQVDNVYISDEIKQYLVDLMRRTRENELVYLGASPRTTAKYMKAARANALISGRSYVIPEDITFMAFEILNHRLILKPEAIMDETDDPKLIVKRIIDRVISEVSVPK
- a CDS encoding carboxypeptidase-like regulatory domain-containing protein, whose amino-acid sequence is MSPKYLALVVLGIIIFSSIFAFANVGYPTGNPIHMKTNKLPKEQIIFMNQSINKYSVGLNSSYFIPTGNGTIWIEGYISNGTSGAKISDTLLTVAAGPYSTYYSVSSNGYYRIGILKTGRANLAFFVYGYNTVYHYFNFITSGTVWLNLSFRPSEKYYVHGFTIFNGTQIPYVSVFFTHGKSVEAQSNSVGSYETSLYNGTYIVTVSKPGFAVNVTPEMITVNGKNLFQNITLHTSGIRDIVVSGFVKNIEGNNVGGAQVIYEGAYVYANATGFYTINVSAGPVLLLATAPGYGYGNATLMVTSNVSNVNITLPAADPILGGKQSSLISHMNQSSIIANSSGIYVLRGLAYYNDSGLIIPITNHYINFTISVQGTGFYIINRTNSLGYYNITLLSEGYYNFTAYAPGFYPDNFSVAILKAITVHNLVFVPLPGSSDNVRFNIGNYTGPIPYNITVYSGGVPVANLSFDGSGNISLMQGNYTFSISSPGYITEEFNESISSNTVINKNLTPAASLGVGISQSTSLSVPISYSPSLNASSISGVKMLYLNLTFVENGRTVDNSEFEMFMIFDTKEYRYLGNTSAAGTDNLTLYYSGYYHMRFYFLDYKGNLSVNLTADTHENVNLINRTLYRLSFDLYNYSRFFNLTGQRIPEASIIMNGGSFEIKPSLADNGSRLYVNYTLPRSNYSFTYSNASFLPFHNYTQLSSNISISSNLKPYLIVVENESVTSWYFSIISGSGVSPSVNYTGRTVKTEVAYLLTAGTYEFKAFLKVSNVNPVNSTAVNLNSTFTTRIVVFNVTNEVKSFKSQSVYGLIDNFTIINQFNITGSQNAFVTGYIHNITFIGFNVSINNTTMDIETSGMPNVTEPINSDNVTIGNIYINLSSEIVVIIRYPAADFTKYYRQYINGTIQEYQTSIEVI